Part of the Prunus dulcis chromosome 8, ALMONDv2, whole genome shotgun sequence genome is shown below.
aaaatctataaaattacattatgttctggaagcctctgaaggaagggtccaaaacttcacttggcctctgataatgtctgtcggcactttcggcattttcaagtattattttcgtcaaagccgatcttgctttacggatttcacgggaCTACTTTTACAAAAGTATCTCGAGAATCTCACAATTTTCTTATGATTAATTTGAAATCCACCGGTTctatctattcattgtatttgtgtataaatgtgttactaacgaaattttctttgcagaagacatccagttttcccatacaaaatgatgttatatctacttgtttttcttatcattaagcacttaatatgcctgagaagcaagactatctctgatcatccattcaggaagcaagactatccctgatcatgtttctgcaagatcagggaattgtgaaggcggcattgtgctctaatctcctgaggtccttctagactaggagaattgagagcttgttttctgctcccaccagcttccttccctgattgcttaccttaccttgcaatcaatatcacaatttttgtatcttttctttccttttataactctctgttcatgagggttatttgtttttgacagagagaagaattgtgatttttgctcttgcaggatataacaaGATCATCAAGCGATActttatatttactgggccgagcttgaatgatacttgagaaaagtttctcccacctaaagatgtaagcaatacttgtgttattttatgcttatatacttatttgatattttatcttgaaaggtaaccaaatgggaaGATAAGtctgttccaaaagaatggcttatatgtatccatgaattattaatgcaaattttacaaattgcaagttggatacattgataatacactgcacagattaaagtctcataagaacaaaatatgggtatagcagtgatcaatatgatgcacgcttgttgcgtagcaaatgatgtggattgaagtcccgaaaggacaatcctttgacatgtcaatattgatattgtgcacgcctaatgcgttgcaaattgtatgggttaaagtcccagaaatcaattgacatgtatatattaatctgtggcatgcatGCAGCATGccagatatatggttctaaatgttccaactccctaaatggagattatccacgccctactataacataacgctccattggaggttataatccacattctcacataataaaagccccctgcagtggcttgggtacccaaaaagcaaagaaatgcttataattgatgcatgcgcatgcacatgagaatggtgggatcatgaattgatgaatgacaatttttgattttgaagtagctactcaaatcatcaatgggctgtgttgattggaatcacgttcaattattaaatgtcgacaatatcattggccaaaatggactgaggcaattccattatagatgagaatgaacgtgaaagaacaaacccacagtacgaacccctaaatttgttaatactaaaagttatacttgggtgttcggaataaaagggaatatacctactttgtatgacacaatgtttctggcagaaacaaggaatgttggcttttctccatatctacaaattcaattgtgccccaccttattgcacatttacggagaccaacatgttatctttaaaggttattaaatgcacagagcatatcacctgaagtgattccctaaagatgtataaatagctgggttaaagctatataatgtgtcataaagtttaatccctttaaacaaaatccttgaaaggattgaaattgcatgaagcaagtccctgaatgacatgtgcctgcAGCACAAAAtccgtactcaatactaatatgcataaattgcctcggtgagtacattaatatgtttgcaaacacattaaagcttctcaagagttccagaaatatttgtctcgactgaaagatcgagcattatgccaacgagattattgcttatactaagaaagtattgaagcatttttatgcgGATTATTCGTTGGACACttgaaggattttccggaagtatattggacgggacatcgtattttccagatagagctcaactccatcattttggatgatgtgaggcatatttgatgctatctaagcataacaccatatacgggcatatttttgagtgaaattataaatagcccaagtgttattagatatgcggactttggaaatctctatggtcgcttactggaaacagctagtcatgaagttttcccaatctctatggtcgcttactggaaacagctagtcatgaagttttcagggggagatattcatcagggggagcatggtattcataaagactttcatacactgtactctttttccttcatcagatttttatcccactgggtttttcctgataaggttttaacgaggcagtgtcgctcaagattgactcacagaagcagtgtccaCTATGACATTCAGacagatgatcaacagtatggcttcaagatattctgccaagcatcagggggagcgtgccatcaataaagacctttccacactgtactctttttccttcgtccaggtttttatcccactgggtttttcctggcaaggttttaacgaggcagtgtcgcacgcatgtcaatatacacagaattttatgttacacatggttatgtactctttttcccttcgaccaggtttttatcccactgggtttttcctggcaaggttttaacgaggcatattccatatcatttgtggtctccaagggggagtgttgtaaatggTTTTAGTGGAGCCCACACGTTTTGGTGGAGCCCACACGTTTTGCCTACAAAAGGGTTCATCCCTCTTGATTGTAAATTAAtctgtttttgacagagagttttctctctctctctctctctcttttcatcGTATTGCAATGAGAAATGAATCAATTCCGATCTGAGAATTTCCTCTGctttctccatttcttttgtctttccaatttcctttagttttataacaatatatactttttttttaggtgTTGACATATTAGGGAACAGTTAAAATGTAGCACGATACtatattttgtaaaattatttattagagGTCTAAGTATAGACCTCTCCACCTACAGATAGTCTAAACATAGTCCATCATAAAATTTAGCCCaccatttatatttttaacttCATGGGTCTCAAGGTCATGTGCAAGGCATGTGATCActtttaattatgattataatatatatggatatGTCCTTACTAAAACACGCCACTTGTAACAATGGTCAAAGTTCATGGACCATCGgcataaattttttcaaaattaaaagactattttcctttaaaattaaagaaatcatcaccattttttttccccctaaaaaaaattggttttatAGTGTTGTTAAATTGTTTAATTGATCTCCAACTAAATCTCTCTGTCTTTCCCAATCTTTCACTATTTTCCTACTCTATCTCAAATTCTCTCTTCGTCTTTGCACTTGCCCCAATCTGTCTCAAAGGGAAACCAGAATTTCAGAATTGTTGAGAGTTGACGAGCACATCTCATGTCTGATGGCTCGCTTGCGCCAGGCGAACAAGGTAAAGTGAGATCAATATCGCGAAATCGACAACGACATCGCCATTACCATTACCTGTCACTTGGACCTAGAAACTGCGATTTTTCTCAAGAAATCAAAGGGGGATTGGAATCCAAAATAGTTTTTGGTTCGATCTGAAGAAACTGACCATGCTCTGAAACgaacaaaggaaaagagggAGGAGATAGCTCGATTCTGGTTATCCTCCAACATCCCTTCACCACAACCATCCACATCCCCAAAACCATCCACATATAATAGAGTGAAGAACTATGGCAATTGtacttaaaaaattgaaatagacAATGGTTGCAGGttgaactatatatatatatatatatatatatatatatatatatattaaatatctATTATCTTTGCTTATGGCACCAGATAAGCGTGACTTACAAACTAACATGCGATATACATTTTGTACAAGACTAAAAATCCCACTGTTCGTCGACCACGATGTTGCATTGGTTATCACCAGTGTTGCTGATTCTGGTGGACTGGAGGTCGTTGAGTAAGTCCATTTGCTAGGGCgttttttttggtggaattGCAGTCCAACTAGTGAGTGAGACAACCGAAAATGTTCAAGAATTCAATTGCAGTTGATCAAGAATTACTAGGGTTTGATGTGTTTGTGATTAGACTtgttttggggtttagggtttagagggGTCAATAGATTGtgtaaaagaaaaggaaatacTTGTTTTGGGGTCATTAAGATTGTGCAGTTCATGCAAAAGACAACCGAAAGTTACTTGTGTTTTGTTAAGCGTTCCTATTATATGTAAATGATCCCACTGGAAATTCAGCAATGTGAAATGTACCCAGATTTACTTGAATTGTATATCTTGCAATATGTTACAGTATGCAGTCCAACAAAATCATCAGCACAAGTGCAACCTAATTACAAGAATAggtttttaacttttgttATCCAGTAAAAATGATCACCTGCCTTGGAGATAATATTAAGCTAAGGACAATTCCATCTCTCAAGATCATAAGAAATTCTTACAGTCGATTTGGGGAAGTAATTCAAAGCTCAATCAAACACTTGGAGAGCTGGTGACAAAATGGAGAGAAGGATCGGGGGTTAATTGGCTAATTTAGTGGTGATGTGCAAGGCAGGTGATCacttttaattatgattttaataCATGGATATGTCCTTATTAAAACACACCACTTGTACAAGGACCAAAACAACTGCTTCTAAGAAAGCTAATGGACCCATATGTGTGTGAGTAATCTCCTCCCCTATAGTTTaaattatcgcttgtattaaaaataaaaagaaccaGACTAAGGGACCCAAATGTAAAAACAACATTTATGGTGGTTTATCTAAAAAACCTCAAACCCCTCTCTCTTCCAAGAAACACTTCTAGAGCCGTTTTcactttgaggggggaggaagTCACTGTTCTTCCTCCCTTCTCCCCTCTTCTTTTCCTCCCTTCTCCTCTTCCCCCACTTTTAGAGACAAAAGATTTCCCCTATTTTGTCTCTTTTGTCTtcgttttgttatgattttcaccCAACCATCATAGCCAGCTACGTCTCGACGTCGGATCTCCACATGCGTTTCGGCATCGGATCTCTACCACCATCCATTTTGcggtttctttatgtttggaataagtcaCAAAGACTCGTTGGGTTCTCTGTAtggttttcacctctccttttgtgagagcttttaacctctcatttgtgagagcttttcatctctcatttgtgagagctttatttgtattgttatggcttggttttttcaagcttgaTCTCTTTTTGATTATTCTGAGTTtacaatcttagttgggatgcctatggcAGAGTTTCTTTTATCCTATGTGATCGTTAGTAGAGCCACGccaaattgtcttaattttgatgttagattgCTCCGTTATTGTAGTGGCCCTTTTGTGGTTAGTTTATAATAATCTTTTGTGGCTAATAACTTTattggctgaattatgaatgcaatcatagaatttctcaacaacaaaaaaaggaccCAAATGTAACAATGGTCTACTTTGTACATCGGcataaaaattttcaaaattaaaagactATTTTTATGAAGGAAGCTAAGATTGGgccattaattttttctttaccagaaaaaataagacccttgtttgttgttttgacCTCTTTGCCCTTTCCACTATGTTGTGGAGGTATTGTGATGGGTTGAAAAAGTATCTTGGTTTCTTCATTATATGAGGTCGGGTTGAAAACTTGGCATGGATGCTGCAATATGTGagtcatttttgtttttcaagtaaCTATAAACAATCGAATACAAACCAGGGCACTCATGTGGATAATCCATGTGGGAATTAGGAAATAACATATGAATTCTTGACCCatccttataaaaaaaaaaccatgccTCTGCATCATATATGACGACATCACCTTTGGCATCTATCCATATATCATAAGTTTCCTTTCATAGTTACATGAATTTAATATTGGTGTGCAATATATGATTGTTTAAGCAAATAGTAGAAGAAGAGAATGAGAAAAAGCGTTTCAACATTCAAGAACTGAAGGCTTTCTCGGCCACATACATGGATATCCATTAAAAGGTCACCATTTGCTTCAATTAATTATATGATTAACAGAAACAGTTTGagcttttttttccttaattaaaTGGGAATTTGAATGTGACAAGAGGAATGTGTTCTGTAGCATAGGATAAATGTGTCAGCATGGGATCTTCTGTTTTCATCTCCAAGGAACCAGGTCATTTGGATTTGTCTGCTCATATCCAGTTGATATTTCCAATGTTTCTTGTTTGATTCGAGCAACTGAAAGACTGAAAGAGCagaaatttgggttttttgcctttttttccTAGATTGATTCTGagcatttctttcttgtttataAAGTCAAGTTTGGGGAACAGGTTTGTCTCATTGCACTATAACAAGCTCTATCTATCTATGCCTTGCTTCTCAttcccaaaccctaaaatgaCTTGCATCTATTCTTGTTTGTGGCCTTTTGCACTGGTGTCCATGTTGTTAGTTGCTATGTGCAGTTTCTCAGGCATGAACATGAGCCATCATCATATTGATAGTCATATGTTGCTTCTTGTTTCAGGTTTTGGAAGAGAATGTTTGTTGCTAAATTGGATGCTGCTTTCTTTGCTTTGCAGATTGCTATGATCCTTTGGACCCAAATGGAAACTTTACGATTATTTTCGACACTTATGATTGGACAGATGACGGCTATTTGGTTAGCATGCTGTGATTCTGCTCAAACCTTGATGTTGTTTGGTTCAATTATATCACCAGGAacagatttttaaaaactactagaaatttttttgaagctGCACTTTTAACATCCACAACTTTATGACTGCCAAATATTCTGAGGCAATTGGAATCCTGTGAAGCTCATACTTTCATCATTTTAGTGTACATTTGTGTAAACTGTTATCTCCAAAACCCCTATTTTCTTAGTACAAAGCCTTTATAgactctgtttttttattacagaaacacaattttttttgggacttCTAAAAAACTTGCACCTTCAACATCCCATTGAAGATTTCATCATTTTAATCTTCTTAGTTAGACTTTGTTTGCACACTCCTGCCTGTCCAACGACATTTATAGTTGTTCTGCACAATGCTGAATGTGTGAACAAACTTTGGAGTGTCACTTGTATGTTTTTTATTATGAAATCTTGAAATATTTGTGAGCAAGCCTATACACAATATGCAACTACTAACAGAGACTTTTGCAGGCAAAAGTAACCATCCAAAATTTATTTCAGTATCGTCACGTGGACAAGCCTGGTTGGCAGATTGGGTGGATATGGCAGCAGAATGAAGTCATTTGGTCAATGAATGGTGCCTTTGCCACAGAACAAGGAAACTGCTCAAACTACAAGACTGATATACCACACTCCTGCAAGAAAGATCCTGAAATACTTGATCTCATGCCTGATGCTTCCTCAGATAACAAATCTGAAGACTGCTGCCGCGGTGGTGTTCTTGATGCCCTGGCTATCAATCCCTCCAagtctttctcttcctttggAATTAAAGTTGGCAACTTGGGAGGAGCTCCTTTTTCAGGACATCCACCTCTGAATCTTACTCTGAATGCACCAGGTCCTGGTTACACTTGTGGGCCACTTAAGAGTGTTGATCCCACAGTTTCTTTAGATTTTGGGGGTAGAAGACAGCGCCAAGTTTTCAGTAAGCAATTTAACCAATACATATAGACGGAAATGTTCTCTTGTCATACCGTTTGGTAACGTAAAACCATTTTTTCAGACCACAAGCAACAAAAGTCTGTTAACAAAACATTACCCTATGTATGCATACGTATAAAATTGAGATTTTCTCCTAACAGTTTGTGAATCATAACCGTTGATTATATACAGTTATGTATGAATGTGGTTCAGATTCACAGTTGTGACATACAGTTAACGTATGCTACTTCGGGATTCTTTTTCTTACTTTGTTGGATGATAGGAAAACCTTTGATGTTAACATTTCATCAATTACTTGTTTGCAGGAACATGGAAAGCAATATGCACTTATTCCAGTTTTCTAGCTGGTGAGACTCCAGTCTGTTGCGTTTCACTCTCTTCATTTTACAATCCTGAGATCACATCATGCCCCAAGTGTAGCTGTGGATGCAGAGAAGTAACAGACAAAAACTTCGGTACATGTTTAAGGTTgggttgctttttttttttttcgctgCATCCATAACAGTGAGAGCTGCTACTTATGCAAGTTAATTTGAACTCAGCTGatcctctctttctttctctgtctcttcCTCTTTGTGATAACAGGCCAGCTTACCCCTTCCCAGCAATGTCACTAACAGGGGATAATTCAGGAGCTAATTTTATGAGTGCTCTAGACCCGGTGAAATGCACAGATCATATGTGCCCTATTCGAGTTCATTGGCATGTCAAGACCAGCTATGTGGATCACTGGAGAATTAAACTTACAATTACTAACTACAACTATCAGAGGAACTTCTCAAACTGGAATGTACTGGTCCAGCACCCTGGTCTCTCCATGAATCCAATAACGTATAGTTTCAACAGCACATTGCTTCAGCCTAGCTTTAGAGGTACTTACTCTATTTCGTATCTGTTGTTCAATAACGAGGGAAGTACATAGAATAAATGTTGAACATAATCAACTTGGTTGTGTAGATTAATCTTTAGTAGAAAGGATAATGTAACTTTAACTGTTACAATCCAGTGACGTGACCCAATAAACCCTTACAACTCTTTGTACGTACAAAACTAGACTGTCTGGTGACATAAGCTCGTGAATTCATACGTACCATTAggttaattatatatgtgatcgTGATTCACAGTCTGACAACATAAACACACATGTCCGGGTAGTCTAGCTACACAAGTCTGAAATGGAACAATACCCTTTATTCTATTACCACTGTGATTAAATAAGTTCTAGTTTCTCAAACATTGGAAACTGTTGCAGACGTAGTTGCCCTCTTCTGGGGTATAGCCTTTGTTAATGAAGAGCTGATTGCTACTGATGAGGATGGAGTGGGTTCAGTGTCAACAGAGatacttttggaaaaagacTCAGAATCATTCACATTCAAAAATGGATGGGCTTTTCCAAGAAGGGTATAtttcaatggagaaaactgTGAGATGCCCTTACCAGACACTTTCCCAACGTTACCAAATGGCACCTCCAAAACACAACCACCAACACATTGGCTCTTCCTTCTTCTCATCTTTCTGATTTCCCAAACCCTACTTTTACATGccctttgaatttgaaatctgATCAACTCACCCCACAAGCTTGCTTTGAGTGTTTTCCCCACAATTTTTAAGCCATTTTATTCCCCTGTGGTCTTGAACTTGATGGTTCTTATTGAGTACAAATTCTTAACTTTCTAAATACATTGTTTGCACAGTATATACATGAATTGTAATGTATTtgcaaaattttattttgtttttgttttttgggcaGATGTACAATAATTATGTAACTGTTTGATGCGAATTGGTGTTGATAATTACAATGTTGATCATACATATTTGTCATAATCTGTTGAAAGTCTTCATTAAGATGATATTGATTTGATAaacttggtttttattttactcCATATTGTCTAATTAGTGTCTACCTCAGCTAGTGTTTTTCCCTTCATTATCAAAGACCCGTATCGTATCAAATTTGCTTATGTGTGTAAATTATCATAATatcttttgacaaaaaatttgacaatgcCAAATTTATGTTAACAATTGAGGCATCATTTTGGGGACTTCtcatacaaaaatttcatGACACTGACACTCGTTGAAAATCATTTGCCACTCAAACCGTCGGCAATTTAGATTGGCACGCAAACTATATATGATATTATAGTTGACTTGTAAATCCAATGTTCTACATTGTAAAGTACTATTTGATTCCATCATGAAACATGGCTTGTCTTAATTTGTTTGATCTACAAACCAAGCAGACAATaactttgtttattttaacaaCAACAGAAGAACCCCACAAAGAAATATCCATGAAAAGTTGAAACCGTGCTGATTAGAACACGTGGACCAATGCTCTCTAATCATAGATCAGCGTCACCAATCAACGGTCAGCGATCCAATTCGATGCATTGCCTTCTAACTCATTAATTACGGAATTGTCCTCACCCTCTGCCTCGTCTTCTCTAGTCTCTCAGCCGTAAAACAAAGTCACACTCTGTTTGATTCAGAACTTAAATTCTGTTTGATtggcaagaaagaaaatcggagagaaaacaaaggaaaataatccaaaaagaaaaaaattatgtctCCTCACGGCGACAAATCGGACGCTGCAGAGGAAGCCTTGGTTGCTGAAACTGAGAAGCGCCCCATTTCCACCATCCTCATCGTCATCGgtactttttctctttttcttttccaattttgatATTTCCATTCTCTCTTTTTCAGATATTATTACGAtgtttttgaataaaaatagtGATATTTCCAAGTAACTTAACAGCTATGCAGACTGAAGCTCTTCCTGTGGTGAACAAGTTCAACCTCACAGAGGACCCTGACTCCGTGTGAGTTCATCTTCTTGTTTCATCCTCAAGCTTGAATCTTTTTATGTGCTACTTTCAATTTTTGGAAAATGgttcctttttttggttttgtttgtgaaTTGCCCCCATTACCAAACACGACCTTGGTTCAAAGTTCTTGCTTTGCAAACTATATTCTACGTCTTAACTGTGGCTGGACGTGGCCTTGTTGTGCCCAATACACATGTTTTGTTGTGGAATGCTCTTTGTGattgttacttttttttttttttgtttccttccaTAGGCTATCATCTTGTGTGCAAATACGGTTTATTTCTTTGAAATGTGGAGATCATCGTTTAGAATTTTGAGCATTATATATCGGTTCAAAGATTTTAATTACTCAGttggtttcaattttttgataTGTCAATGCATGAATGATGCAGGTTCCCAAAAGGGGTCCCTTGGGTCCGGTATCATGGGTTTTACAAAGATCTTCATATTAATTTAGTTTGGCCTGGAAAAGATTCATCTTTAGGTGAGTTTTTGACTCTCATGGGTTTTGATTTCTCTTgtcaggagagagagaaataattTGTTATTATACTTCCCTTCATTGTCTATGACCTTGTCATATCTCACCAGGACATTATTGAAAGGGTTTACATGGTTATCAGACTTAAATGTGATATAGGATCTTTAAGATTCTAGAACTAGGCTGCGTGAACTTAAGGATATTTGTGGCTGGTTTAGTGTAAAAGGTTTGAACTTTTCTGTTTCAAGGGGTGTATAAAAGAATAGGCTTTCAGTATGCTAGGGATGGAAAACTGCTTGTGTTTGAATTgccactcctccttcaaaAGTCTCATATGTTACggttgtttcttctttttggtcacTATTGTTTAATTagagcacaaaaaaaaagtggttTTTGTTTCATTGTCGTGTACCTCATCCTCAAATTTCCTTTCAGGAGTTGATTGTGTAGGCACAGTTTCTGCGTCTCTTGTGACCTATGCTGCCATTCAAGCGTTACAGCCAGACCTAATTATCAATGCAGGCACTGCCGGTGGCTTTAAGGTATTACCAACTTTTCTCTTGTTCTTGTACAAGAAGAGTTCAGCTCCGTTTTCATTATTCTCTCTCATTTGAATATTAATTGGAGAAGTTGTTAGTATAAGGAAAATGTGGAATCCTCTTCTTACAAAGGACAGTGAAAAGTTTGAGGATTGAACCATTTGCGTTGCAGGGACCATGATATTAATAAGGAACTATTTATGTACACATACGAACTATTATTTATGTATGCGTTCTTGtgcacgcacacacacacagacatGAACTAATTGAGTATGAAGTATGTGGACGTGCAGATGTGTGAAGCATCTTGACATATTGCGTATAACTAATTAATGTATATTTTCAGGCCAAAGGAGCAGGCATCGGTGATGTGTATCTCGCATGTGATGTTGCTTACCATGATAGAAGGATACCCATTCCTGTGAGTGTTCCTTTGTCTTTCCATTAAGTACGTTTCATGCTTGGTCTACAATTTATTGGAAGATCTTAACAGTTTAGCCATACCCCTTCTGATACTTCAAACATAGAATTGAAAGTTGACGCCACTAGAATTGAAGATACAATATATTTTGCTAGCTGATGGAAATAATGTTTCTTTAAGAACTACTTTCCTGCTTCCTGCTTCCGCTTAGAAAATTTCTAATCAATTATTCTCTATCTTGTATGTCTTCTACAGGTGTTTGATCTATATGGGGTTGGTTTACGACAAGCCTGTGTATCACCCAATCTTCAAAAGGAACTTAACCTAAAGGTAATTATCATGCAGCAAAAAGCTTGGACTTATTTAAACACTTAAACCCTTCTTAAATTGAATAGCGTCCGAACCATTTGATATAATGTTGGTCACTTTTAAGTTTTGAAATTGGAGTTCTCCATTATCTAGACCAATTCACTTAGGCATGAGTGTGTAACCTATGGTACGGATGTGCGTTACTATGATACTTGggtttccttttctttgtatttGATAGCTTCACAAGTATTGGCAATGTCATTTATGGTTTCCCTCATGCTTCAGGTTGGTAAACTGTCTACCGGCAACTCTCTAGATATGTCCCCGCAGGATGAAGCATCGATCATTGCAAATGATGCTACAATTAAAGACATGGAGGTAACCTTAGCATTCTTCTTAGCATTGATCAGAGTATCCCTGCTTTTCCCTGCAAAGAGTATTGAACCTATTTGCATCTCTTAGACCTAATATTGGATAGCTGCAAATTTGGACCTCTTTATACATTGCCCAACAgtcatttttacttttatccAATAGt
Proteins encoded:
- the LOC117638559 gene encoding COBRA-like protein 1 — translated: MRYTFCTRLKIPLFVDHDVALVITSVADSGGLEVVDFSGMNMSHHHIDSHMLLLVSDCYDPLDPNGNFTIIFDTYDWTDDGYLAKVTIQNLFQYRHVDKPGWQIGWIWQQNEVIWSMNGAFATEQGNCSNYKTDIPHSCKKDPEILDLMPDASSDNKSEDCCRGGVLDALAINPSKSFSSFGIKVGNLGGAPFSGHPPLNLTLNAPGPGYTCGPLKSVDPTVSLDFGGRRQRQVFRTWKAICTYSSFLAGETPVCCVSLSSFYNPEITSCPKCSCGCREVTDKNFGTCLRPAYPFPAMSLTGDNSGANFMSALDPVKCTDHMCPIRVHWHVKTSYVDHWRIKLTITNYNYQRNFSNWNVLVQHPGLSMNPITYSFNSTLLQPSFRDVVALFWGIAFVNEELIATDEDGVGSVSTEILLEKDSESFTFKNGWAFPRRVYFNGENCEMPLPDTFPTLPNGTSKTQPPTHWLFLLLIFLISQTLLLHAL
- the LOC117636434 gene encoding 5'-methylthioadenosine/S-adenosylhomocysteine nucleosidase 1-like, whose amino-acid sequence is MSPHGDKSDAAEEALVAETEKRPISTILIVIAMQTEALPVVNKFNLTEDPDSVFPKGVPWVRYHGFYKDLHINLVWPGKDSSLGVDCVGTVSASLVTYAAIQALQPDLIINAGTAGGFKAKGAGIGDVYLACDVAYHDRRIPIPVFDLYGVGLRQACVSPNLQKELNLKVGKLSTGNSLDMSPQDEASIIANDATIKDMEGAAVAYVADLLKVPIIFVKAVTDVVDGEKPTAEEFLQNLSAVTAALEEKITQVIEFINGKCLSDL